The window TCACGTGGTCGAGCGTACCGTCCATAGCTACCCGATCGTTGCCTCGGGACGGGCAAAAACATGCTGAAAGGCCAACTTCCGGGGGACTACCGAAAGCAGGCGGTGGGGAGCCGACTACTCGTCGCCGCGGCCGATGCGGAGCGTCTCCTCGCCGTCGACCTCCCGGACCTGCTGGCCGCGCAAGGCGTTGGTCATGACGAGGTGGCCGAAATACGTCGCCGCGTAGTCGGTCATGCCGAATGGATGGAGGTTGCCCTGCCACGCCGGCGGCAGGAGACTGCCGATGACCTGTATCTCGCCGGCCTCCGACCCGGCGTCGATGGTCCCGACGACCACGTCGCCACCGGTCGTCCCCGCGACGGTGCCGCCCGAACTCTCGAAGGCCGCGTTATCGAGTCCGTAGATGGGCGCCTCGTCCTCCGAGTAGCCGACCGGCGCGATATACCAGAGGTGGTCCTGAATCGGCCGCCGGTCGGTGACCAGCGGGTGGTCGTCGTTGACGTCGTCGAGTTGGCCGACGTAGGCCGTCTGCTGGGTGATATCGCCAGCGCCGAGGCCGACGTCGAGGTCGGCGAGCAGGTTCAACCCCTCGTCGGTCAGGACGAGATTACCACCGTCGTCGACGAACCGCTGGATGGCGTTGCGGTATTTTTGCGGCTTGTTTCCGGTGTCGTCGTGGATGACGACCAGATGGTCGTATCCCTTGAGACGGCCGGGGTTGAGGTCCTCGGGCGCGTACGCGTCCACGTCGACATCCGCGTCCTCGTCGAGGTCCTCGAAGTACCGCAGCGGCGTCACCTCGTAATCCCGCTGTGCGTAACCGAGTTCCTTGCGTGGGTCGGGCGCCTCGCCGGCGCCGCGAGCGGTGACGAACCGCGCCTCCGCGTTGCTTTCGGTCGGCAGGACGTTCGTCAGTTCGAGGGTCCACTCGCCGGCCGCGGGGTCCGAGACTTCCCACGTCGGCAGGCCGCAGCAGGCGCCGCCGAGCGCGCGTCCGTCCTCCGCGTCGAACTCCCGAACCACCTCGCCGTCGGGGTCGAGCAAGCGCGCGCTCGCGACCGATTCGTGGACGTGCGGGTGAACCGCGAGACTACCGATGTCGTCTTCAACCGTGTAAGCCACAGCAGTCGTCCCCGCCGATGGGACCGTCGTTTCGGTCGTCGTCGCATCGCCGGAGGGGTCGTACGTCACTGCTTCACTGTCCTCTCCGCCGACGTACGGCAGGTCCTCGGCGCTGGCAGTCAGCTCGTCGGTCGTCACGTAGGCGACGTCGCCGCTGCCTTCGAAGCGGCCCTCGACGTCGCGGGTCGCGTAGTCGATAGCACCCAGAATCGACCCCCGGTAGCCGTCGGCCTGCATCCCGACCCGAACCGGGTCGAAGACGTTGCCACCGACGGTGTTCGAGTAGGCCATCTCCATCGTCAGACTCGGGATGCCGAGCCCGCCCAGTTCCTCGGGGAAGGCCATCCACTCGTCGACGAAGCCGGTGCCCGAATAGCCGATGGTCTCGACGGGCGTCCCGTAGTTGAACGCCTGCTCGGGCAGCACCGACAGCGTGGAGACGCTCGGGTTGGCCTGCTCGGTTATCGGCGACAGCGCCTGCCCCAGTTGCTCCCACTCCGGCAGGTTCTCCGTCACCCGCTCGTCGATGGCCTCGATGAGTTCGAAGCTGTTTTGCAACTCCGAGGTCGACGATTGGGAGGCCCCATCGAGCGCGAGCACGAAGTCCTTCGAACTCAACATCCCGTGGAGGTCGATGCCGCATTCGAGGTTCTCGTAACTCCGACAGTGGTCGACGAACGCCAGCATATCCGGCGTCGTATCGACGACGTAATCCGGCGCCGGCGTCTCCCCGTCCAGCGTCGCCCCGAGCGGTTCCGCGATGGTGTGGGCCGCCGATACCCACCCCGGGTTCGGGAACTGCCGGTTGGTGTCACCGCCCGCGTTCCCGCGTTCGTGCAGCGGCGCGCCCGGCACGCCGTTGCTCGCGTACTGCGGCCGCCGCGCGGCCCATCCGTCGGGGTTCGTAAACGCGAAAATCAGTGCGATATCGTCGAGGAGCGTATCGACCTCCGGATACTCCCCGCGAAGCACTTGCTCGATGAAGCGCGTCGCCGCCTCTCCGCCCGCGCGCTCGTTGCCGTGGATGGTGCAGTTGACCAACACCCCCTTCTTCTCGGCGAAGGCCTCGCGGTCCTCAACGTCGTTTGTCACCTCCACGAACAGCACGTCCCGCGGGTCCGGCCGGTCGGAGACGTAGTTGTACTTGCCGGCGCTTTCGCCCACCGAGAACACGCGCATCCGGTCGTCGTGCTCGTCGGCGAGGTGGTCGAACCCTGCCGCTACCTCCTCGTAATCGAGGAAGTCGACGCTCCGTTCCGGCTCCGGGAAGACGCCCAGCGGGTAGTATCCCAGTCGCCAGAACGGGTTCGCACCCGGCGAGAAATGGATGGTTTCGGCGGTCGGCAACGCCGCGACCTCCTCGGCCTGCGTCGTCGACAGTTGCGCGTACGCCGCCGGCTCCGGGCTGGTCGTGGTGCGGACGTCCGACGCGATGGACTCCATCGTGCCCATCGAAGCCGTATCGCTGAACTCGACCAGCGTCGGCACCTCGTATTCCTCCGGCGTGTGGTTCAGTACGTACTCGTATTCGGCGTCGAACGCCGCCGACGATACCTCGGCGCTCGCCGCGCCCGGCAGCGCCAGCGCCCCACCCGTCGCGGCCGACAGCCGGACGAACTGGCGGCGGGAAATCGGCGACCCGTCGAATGGATTCTCGGACATAGACGTTGCTCTACCGGCCCGTGGCCGACACCGATACAAAAGGTTCTGACAAGGCCGTCCAAACGACGGCTATGGCGGCCACCGCTCGTCGAAAGCGTAGTCCGACGCCCAATTTATCGAGGCGTCAGGTTGGTCGGGAGCTTCGACGCGGAGGGAAAACGACTGGTCGAACGCATCGTCCGGGACGAGATAAATCTCGCCTGTTTCGGAGCAATGGACACAGTAGGCGTCGATAGAAGGAGATTCTGCTGTCGGAAACAGTACTCTTCCGTTTACGATACTTCCCGAACAGGCCCGCAGGCCGTAGTCATCACCTGATGGACCGCGGACTGTGAAATGATGGTCTTTGTCGGTCTCTTGAATAAAGGGGATACCACGTTCCTGTAGTAGCTCGCCAACTGGTTTGACGGCTGGACTACGTCCGCCAGTGACCGAGCGAATCCGCTGGTTTTCTGGGGGCCACCGGGCATCGTAGGCGTACTCATCGGCCCAGTTCGTGGAAGCGTGGTGTTGCTCCGGGTCCTCGATTCGAATCGTCATATTCGTCTCTATTTCGTCTTCCCAGACGAGGAACAACCGCTCTACCTCATGGGCATAGACGAGAAAACAGTCGATACCATCGGTATACGGCTTGTAGGTGTTCCCCTCCGAGTTCGTATGCTGGCTGTATCCTTTGAACTGCACGACACCGTCCCGTTTCCAGCCCGTCTTAATCTGAGCGCGGAGGAGTCGTCCGGCCGGCGTTTCGACGGCCACGTCGTAGCGTTCGTTATCACCGAACGGCAGGGAGACTGGCACCTCCCGACGCTTGAGTTCGGTGATGACGGCTGCTTCGGTCAAGTCACCTTTCCGATGAGATTCCATGGTTCACGGATACTGCTGCCGGTATAGTATAAAAGTCGAGCCATGGGCAGAGTGGAAGTAAAGACGCGGGGTGGACGTATTCACTCGTTAAACGGGGAGAAACACCATCCCCACTATTACTTAAAGAGAGAATGCCCGATAGAGGTCTCTCGTCGGTATAGAACGAAGTGGGATCGCCCGGATTTGAACCGGGGTGACGGGCACCCAAGGCCCGAAGTATAGACCAAGCTAACCCACGATCCCGTACCGATTCCTACCCCCTGCCCCCGTGAAAACGTTTCGTTCCGGCCGGAACGGCTTTTTGTCACCCCTGAGAACTGTCGCTATGGTCACACCTGTCGAAATCGGCTTGCTCGTGCTCGTGTTGGCGCTGCTGTTCGGTGCCTACCGGATTATCAAGGCGGTCAAGCCGCTCATCGTCAACGCAATCGTCGGGGTTATCATCCTCTTTATCGCCAACTACCTCGGCATCGCGGGGGGCATCGACATATCAGTGATAGCCATCCTCGTCTGTGCAGTCGGCGGGATTCCGGGCGCGATACTGGTCATCATCCTCGCGTATCTGGACATCGCGTTCGTCGGGATGATGGCGCCGCTCGCGTTGCTCTAAGCGAGCAGTAAGCCGACCTTACTCGATGCCGAAGGCCGAGAGGTCGGTCTGAATGCCGGCGGCCATCGTCGACTTTCTGCGGAGGTCGTTCAGCGAGACGGGCAGTTGCGGCACCAGTTGGCGGACGGCGTCGTGGAAGGTTTCGGCGACGGCCGGTTCGGTATCGAAGGCGTCGCGAACCGATTCGCGAATCTGCCAGACGCCGACGGGCGCCCAGTATTCGTTGGTAGCGTGGCGGATGACGAACACCTTGGCCTGTCGGCCGCGGTCGGCGAGTTCTTCGAGGACGCCGAGCCGGGAGGCGTAGTAGGCGCCGGAGGTCTCGTCGACGTACTCCGTTCGGCCCTCGAAGCCCTCGCTGTCAGCAGCCATGTAGAGTTGGCCGTTCGGGTCGGGATTCCAGATAGAGCCGGGGGCTTTCAGTTCGACCAACTCGAACTCCCAGTCGCCGGGCGCCGCGATGACCCAGTAGTCGTTGCCGATGTAGCTGTTGTGCCACACGAGCGTCTCGTTGATGGTGGGGGCGTTGCGGATGGTGCCACGGAGGTATTTCCCGACAGTGTCGTCGACTGCGGTAATCGACCAGCGCGTGGGGACGAGTCGGCGGTTGTCGCCCTGCCCTAAGGCACCGACCGAGAGGACGTTGTTGATGTCGTAGACGTCGAAGCCCTTGCGGTAGAGGTAGGTCATCGCGCCCTCGGCGCGCCAGTCGTCATCCGAGAGGGTTTTCTCGATGGCGCGGGGGACGTGTGGGTTCTCGGTTAGCTGTGCGGATTCCGCGCTGGCGCGGGGGCCGCGCGGCGCGGCGATGTCCTCTAAGGTGCCGTCGAGGTCGAATCCGGGCGTCTCGTCCAATCCGAGTTCCACGTCAACCGGGCGGTCCGCGATGGCGACCTCTCGCTGGGTGCCGACGAAGCCGTCCCAGACGTCGTCGACGTCGACGTTCGAGCGCCGGGTGGAATTGAGCAGGTTGGTCCGGCGCTGGAAGACGTCGTCGATGGAGTAGCCCTGCTGGTACCACTTGCCGGAGGTGACGTACTGTTCGGCGTCGTCCTCGTCGCCGACGGGCGCCAGCAGGCCGGCGGAGACGCTGGGATAGGAGCCGCTGCCGACGAATACCGAGGGAGCGGTCGAGCCGACCAGCGTGTCGTCCGAGAGGGTCTCGTCGAGGCGTGTCTTGGCCGAATCGAGGTGGTCGGTGATGGCGTAGGATTTCTCCTCGGCGAGTTTCCGCAACTCGACCGACTCGTCGCGGTCGAGGTCGTCGACGTACTCGTCGAGGCGCATGGCGGACCTTACGGGTGGACTAATAAAGACTGTTCGGACGGCGAGGGGAGAACGGAGGCGTCGGACGACTCAGGTCAGGAGTGGATGCCCATCGCTTCGATCTGCTCTTGATACCGGTTGCGGATGGTGACCTCGGTCACCTGCGCGACGTCGGCGACTTCGCGTTGGGTCTTCTTCTCGTTGCAGAGCAGCGAGGCGGCGTAGATGGCCGCGGCGGCGTAGCCGGTCGGGGATTTGCCGGAGAGCAGGCCCTTCTCGGCGGTCGTTTCGATGATTTCGTTGGCTTTGGTCTGGACTTCTTCGGAGAGTTCGAGTTCGGAGCAAAAGCGTGGGACGTACTTCTTGGGGTCGACGGGTTCCATCTCGAGGCCGAGTTCCTGTGAGATATAGCGGTAGGTCCGGCCGATTTCCTTCCGTTCGACCCGTGAGACTTCGCTGATTTCCTCCAGCGAGCGGGGGATGCCTTCCTTCCGACAGGCGGCATAGAGGGCGGCGGTGGCGACGCCCTCGATGGAGCGGCCACGAATCAGGTCGTCGTCGAGGGCGCGCCGGTAGATGACGGAGGCGACTTCGCGTACCGAGCGGGGAACGCCCAGCGCGGAGGCCATCCGGTCGATTTCGCTGAGGGCGAACTGGAGGTTGCGTTCGCCGGCGTCCTTGGTCCGGATGCGTTCCTGCCATTTCCGGAGGCGGTGCATCTGGCTGCGTTTCTTCGAGGAGATGGAGCGACCGTAGGCGTCCTTGTCCTTCCAGTCGATGGTGGTCGTCAGCCCCTTGTCGTGCATCGTCTGGGTGGTCGGCGCGCCGACGCGGGATTTCTCCTGACGCTCCGAGTGGTTGAACGCCCGCCACTCCGGGCCGGGGTCGATGTGGTCTTCCTCAACGACGAGCCCACAGTCGTCGCAGACCATCTCACCCCTGTCAGCATCCTTAACGATATTGTCAGATGAACACTCCGGACAGGTCGTCCCTTCGTCCTGTTCGGCGGTTTCCCCCTCGGATTCGGTCTCGCGCTCCCGTTGACGGGTGGGCCGTGTCATCGCATTTTTATACTGATAGGAGCATGTGACTTAAACCCTCGCAAACCTATTATTAATTCTGACATGAACCGGCAGAAGGCGGCGTCCCGTAATCTGTCGCCTCGGTGGAAACGGGTCGGAAACCGGAAGGGCTAAAACCGGGACGATGGGAAGCGGGAACGATGCCCGTCATCGACTGCGACCCCGAAACCGCGCGCGAACGGCTCGAAGACGCCGGTATCGACGTCGAGCCGGGGAACACGGAACACGAACTGTGGCGTGCGAGCCACGCGGGCGCGACGGCGGTCGCCTACGAGGACAAGGTCGTCGTTCAGGGCGGGTCGGCGGGCCGACTCGTCGGCGTCATCGAGGGGGGTGGCGGGCGCGCCCACGTCTACTTCGACGGCGGGTCTCGGGGGAATCCCGGGCCCGCCGCCATCGGGTGGGTCATCGTCACCAGCGACGGTATCGCCGCCGAAGGGTCCGAACGCATCGGCAAGGCGACGAACAATCAGGCCGAATACGAGGCCCTGATTCGGGCGCTGGAAGCGGCCGCCGACATCGGCTTCGAGGAACTCATCGTCAAGGGCGATTCCCAACTCATCGTCAAACAGGTTCGCGGGGAATGGGACACGAACGACCCGACGCTCCGCGAGAAACGCGTCCGGGCCCGCGAGTTGTTCCGGCAGTTCGACGAGTGGTCCATCGACCACGTTCCGCGGGAGATAAACGAACGCGCCGACGAACTAGTCAACGAAGCACTCGATGGTTGACGAACGCTCAGACAGCACTCAAACCGACGACGGCGACGCTCCGGACGACAGCCCCCCGGCCACGGTCATCGACCGCGTCGTGACGCTCACACGGCGCGCACGCGAGGCCGTCGACGACAACGAACGCGAGGCGTACCTCGACGAACGGGAGGCCCTGCTCGCCGACCACGATTACGTCCCTCGCGTCCGCGAGGAAGACACCGGCGAGACGCTCGTCATGTACCCGGAAGAATGGGTCGAGGAGGGCGTCGTCCAGATAGAACGCATCGAGGACACGGACCGCGCGGTCGAGGTGTCGCTGTCGGGCGTCGGCGACCCCGACGACTGGGACGCCGTCGCCGAGCACAACCGCCGCGTGGCCGACAAAATCGAGACCGAACACGGCGAGCCACACGGGGCGACCGCCCACGCCTTTGCGGATTTCATGAGCAACCACTACGCCAAACGCGTCGAGGAAGCCACCGAGAGCGAACGCGAGGAGTTCACCGCCGAGTATCTGCCGCGGAACGCGTGGCCGACCGACGAACAGCTCGATGCCGTCGCTGCGTCGCTCGAACTGGTCGAAGAAGTCGGTCAGTCGCTGCGTTAGACGCGCTGGTCGACGAGGTCGTGGAGCCGCTCGGCGCGCTCCTCGTCGGTCGCGACGTTCGCGAAGACCCACGAGAGCTGGTCGAGGACCGCTTCGAGGCCCTCGTCGGTGAGGGCGTACTCGTTGGTCCGCTTGTCGAGTTCGCTCTTCTCGACGAGACCCATCTCGACGAGGTCATCGAGGTTGGGGTAGAGCCGCCCGTGGTTTACCTCGCTGCCGTAGTAGGATTCGAGTTCGCGCTTGATGGCGAGGCCGTATCGTGCGTCCTCCGCGAGGATGGTCAAAATGTTCTGCTGGAACGCCGTGAGCTCCCGAGCGATGCCCGGATCGGGAACAGTTGTCTGTGCCTCTGACATACCAATCAACACGATGGGAACACACTTAACATTTATCGAACATCACGGAAACGGCCGGAACTGCCCCGATACGTCCCAATTCGTGCGTCCGAGTTATAAAACTTCGAACGATAGAGAGGTGTCAGACGCCTGTTGGCCAGTTCCGGGACGAACACCCAGCAAGTCGACGGCCGTCAAATCCCGCTGTCGACCGCGTGTCGAAAGCTCTTTGCGGGCGTCACACCCATCGCCGAATATGGCTGGAGCGAACCTCTGGGAAGACCTCGAAACGGGCCCGAACGCCCCCGACGAGATTTACGCCGTCGTTGAGTGTCTGAAAGGCGAGCGCAACAAATACGAGTACGACAAGGACATCCCCGGCGTCGTGCTGGACCGCGTGCTCCACTCGAACGTCCACTACCCCTCGGACTACGGCTTCATCCCGCAGTCCTACTACGACGACGAGGACCCCTTCGACGTGCTCGTGCTGGTCGAAGACCAGACCTTCCCCGGCTGTGTCATCGAGGCCCGCCCCGTCGCCCTCATGAAGATGGACGACGACGGCGAGCAGGACGACAAGGTCATCGCCGTCCCCACCGAGGACCCCCGCTACGACCACATCGAGGACCTCGAGGACATCCCCCAGCAGCAACTCGACGAGATCGACGAGTTCTTCTCGACCTACAAGAACCTCGAGGAGGGCAAGGAAGTCGAAACGCTGGGCTGGGAGGACAAGCAGGCGGCCAAGGACGCCATCGAACACGCCCAGGACCTCTACGAAGAGCACTTCGAATAACGCGGCCGACGAATCACCGATTTCTTACCCGACGAACCCACCCGATAGCCACGGCGCCGGGGTCCGTCGGACGACGTGTCTCGCCCGCGCGAAGCGAGCGCCGAACACGTCGTTGGATTCGCTTGGGACATACGAATGCCCTGTATATACCTTGAAGTAATTACAAGAAAACCGTCCGAAGTAACGCGTTTTTCCCACCTATTATGCCCACAGAGCATACCCAGTATGAGGACCATACATTATGTTTATGGTGTGATATATGTGGGTTGAAGCCGTTCAGTCGTGTATGAGCACCCAAGAGGAGGTTCCGATGGGGATGAACCACATGACCGTCGTTCCGGAGAACTTCGAGGTGCCGGCGGACGACGACGAGGACGACGAATAGCGGTTCGGCGACGCCTTTGCCGGTTTCCGCGAGCGGTGCCGGTTTTGGCACGGGAAACGAAGCTTCTTGTAGCCGCCTGTCCCACACGCGTGTATGGGACTGTTCGACCGGCTTCGCGGCGGTGAGGGACCGCGAGTCGCCTTTTTCGGTATCGACGGTGTGCCGTATAGCCTCATTTCGGACAACGAGGAAGTCTTCGAGAACCTCAACGAGCTTCAGGCCGCCGGCAGCGGCGGCCCCATCGACTCCATCGTGCCGCCGGAATCCAGCGCCTGCTGGCCGGCGTTGACCACGGGCGTCAACCCCGGCGAGACGGGTGTCTACGGCTTCCAGGACCGCGAAGTCGGCAGTTACGACACCTACGTCCCGATGGGTCGTGACGTCCAGGCCACCCGCCTGTGGAGTCGCGTCGACGACGCCGGCCGCGAGGCAACGGTGATGAACGTCCCCGTCACGTTCCCACCCGACCGCGACATCCAGCGGATGGTTTCGGGCTTCCTCTCGCCCGGCGTCGAGAAGGCCGCCTACCCCGACGAACTCCGCGAGACGCTCGAGGACCTCGAATACAAAATCGACGTCAACGCCAAACTGGGCCACAAGGAGGACAAAGAGGAGTTCATCGAGGACGCCCACCGCACCCTCGACGCCCGGTTCGACGCGTTCAAACACTACATCCAAGAGGACGACTGGAACCTCTTTTTCGGCGTCTTCATGACGACCGACCGGGTCAACCACTTCCTGTTCAAACATTACACCCAGGACGGCGAGTACAAACAGGAGTTCCTGGACTTCTACGAGAAGGTCGACCAGTACCTCGGCGAACTGCGCGACATGCTCGACGACGAGACGACGATGGTCGTCGCCTCCGACCACGGATTCACCCAACTCGACCACGAGGTCAAATGCAACGTCTGGCTGGAGGAGAACGACTGGCTCTCCTACGAGGACGACGACCACGACAGCCTCGGCGACATCAGCGACGACACCACGGCCTACTCCCTAATTCCGGGTCGCTTCTACATCAATCTCGAAGGCCGCGAACCGCGCGGGTCCGTCCCCGAAGACGAATACGAGGAGGTCCGTGCCGAACTCAAGGCCGAACTCGAAGAACTGGAAGGCCCCGACGGCCGCAAGGTCGCCGACCGCGTCGTCACCAAGGAGAAGGCTTTCCGCGGCGACCACGACGACATCGCCCCGGACCTCGTGGTCATCCCGAACCACGGCTTCGACCTCAAATCCGGCTTCAAGGGCGGCGACGACGTGTTCACGACCGGCCCCCGAAACGGCATGCACAGCTTCGACAACGCGTGTCTGTTCATCGATGACGACGACGCGACCGTCTCGGATTCGGACCTCTACGACATCGCGCCGACCATCCTCGACTTGCTGGATATCGAAACCGACCGCAAGGAGTTCGACGGCGCGAGCCTCATCTAAGCCGGTCCCGAAACGCGGCTGGTTTTTCTGCCTTTCATCCTCGTTCTACCGCCCCGTTCGACACGTCTTTAGGTGAAGGCGCGTCAGTTCGCGGTGTGTC of the Natronomonas halophila genome contains:
- a CDS encoding transcription initiation factor IIB is translated as MTRPTRQRERETESEGETAEQDEGTTCPECSSDNIVKDADRGEMVCDDCGLVVEEDHIDPGPEWRAFNHSERQEKSRVGAPTTQTMHDKGLTTTIDWKDKDAYGRSISSKKRSQMHRLRKWQERIRTKDAGERNLQFALSEIDRMASALGVPRSVREVASVIYRRALDDDLIRGRSIEGVATAALYAACRKEGIPRSLEEISEVSRVERKEIGRTYRYISQELGLEMEPVDPKKYVPRFCSELELSEEVQTKANEIIETTAEKGLLSGKSPTGYAAAAIYAASLLCNEKKTQREVADVAQVTEVTIRNRYQEQIEAMGIHS
- a CDS encoding M14 family metallopeptidase, encoding MSENPFDGSPISRRQFVRLSAATGGALALPGAASAEVSSAAFDAEYEYVLNHTPEEYEVPTLVEFSDTASMGTMESIASDVRTTTSPEPAAYAQLSTTQAEEVAALPTAETIHFSPGANPFWRLGYYPLGVFPEPERSVDFLDYEEVAAGFDHLADEHDDRMRVFSVGESAGKYNYVSDRPDPRDVLFVEVTNDVEDREAFAEKKGVLVNCTIHGNERAGGEAATRFIEQVLRGEYPEVDTLLDDIALIFAFTNPDGWAARRPQYASNGVPGAPLHERGNAGGDTNRQFPNPGWVSAAHTIAEPLGATLDGETPAPDYVVDTTPDMLAFVDHCRSYENLECGIDLHGMLSSKDFVLALDGASQSSTSELQNSFELIEAIDERVTENLPEWEQLGQALSPITEQANPSVSTLSVLPEQAFNYGTPVETIGYSGTGFVDEWMAFPEELGGLGIPSLTMEMAYSNTVGGNVFDPVRVGMQADGYRGSILGAIDYATRDVEGRFEGSGDVAYVTTDELTASAEDLPYVGGEDSEAVTYDPSGDATTTETTVPSAGTTAVAYTVEDDIGSLAVHPHVHESVASARLLDPDGEVVREFDAEDGRALGGACCGLPTWEVSDPAAGEWTLELTNVLPTESNAEARFVTARGAGEAPDPRKELGYAQRDYEVTPLRYFEDLDEDADVDVDAYAPEDLNPGRLKGYDHLVVIHDDTGNKPQKYRNAIQRFVDDGGNLVLTDEGLNLLADLDVGLGAGDITQQTAYVGQLDDVNDDHPLVTDRRPIQDHLWYIAPVGYSEDEAPIYGLDNAAFESSGGTVAGTTGGDVVVGTIDAGSEAGEIQVIGSLLPPAWQGNLHPFGMTDYAATYFGHLVMTNALRGQQVREVDGEETLRIGRGDE
- the rnhA gene encoding ribonuclease HI codes for the protein MPVIDCDPETARERLEDAGIDVEPGNTEHELWRASHAGATAVAYEDKVVVQGGSAGRLVGVIEGGGGRAHVYFDGGSRGNPGPAAIGWVIVTSDGIAAEGSERIGKATNNQAEYEALIRALEAAADIGFEELIVKGDSQLIVKQVRGEWDTNDPTLREKRVRARELFRQFDEWSIDHVPREINERADELVNEALDG
- a CDS encoding DUF7108 family protein, translated to MVDERSDSTQTDDGDAPDDSPPATVIDRVVTLTRRAREAVDDNEREAYLDEREALLADHDYVPRVREEDTGETLVMYPEEWVEEGVVQIERIEDTDRAVEVSLSGVGDPDDWDAVAEHNRRVADKIETEHGEPHGATAHAFADFMSNHYAKRVEEATESEREEFTAEYLPRNAWPTDEQLDAVAASLELVEEVGQSLR
- a CDS encoding pro-sigmaK processing inhibitor BofA family protein, coding for MVTPVEIGLLVLVLALLFGAYRIIKAVKPLIVNAIVGVIILFIANYLGIAGGIDISVIAILVCAVGGIPGAILVIILAYLDIAFVGMMAPLALL
- the nreA gene encoding DNA repair protein NreA; translated protein: MRLDEYVDDLDRDESVELRKLAEEKSYAITDHLDSAKTRLDETLSDDTLVGSTAPSVFVGSGSYPSVSAGLLAPVGDEDDAEQYVTSGKWYQQGYSIDDVFQRRTNLLNSTRRSNVDVDDVWDGFVGTQREVAIADRPVDVELGLDETPGFDLDGTLEDIAAPRGPRASAESAQLTENPHVPRAIEKTLSDDDWRAEGAMTYLYRKGFDVYDINNVLSVGALGQGDNRRLVPTRWSITAVDDTVGKYLRGTIRNAPTINETLVWHNSYIGNDYWVIAAPGDWEFELVELKAPGSIWNPDPNGQLYMAADSEGFEGRTEYVDETSGAYYASRLGVLEELADRGRQAKVFVIRHATNEYWAPVGVWQIRESVRDAFDTEPAVAETFHDAVRQLVPQLPVSLNDLRRKSTMAAGIQTDLSAFGIE
- a CDS encoding PadR family transcriptional regulator, whose translation is MSEAQTTVPDPGIARELTAFQQNILTILAEDARYGLAIKRELESYYGSEVNHGRLYPNLDDLVEMGLVEKSELDKRTNEYALTDEGLEAVLDQLSWVFANVATDEERAERLHDLVDQRV
- a CDS encoding group I intron-associated PD-(D/E)XK endonuclease: MESHRKGDLTEAAVITELKRREVPVSLPFGDNERYDVAVETPAGRLLRAQIKTGWKRDGVVQFKGYSQHTNSEGNTYKPYTDGIDCFLVYAHEVERLFLVWEDEIETNMTIRIEDPEQHHASTNWADEYAYDARWPPENQRIRSVTGGRSPAVKPVGELLQERGIPFIQETDKDHHFTVRGPSGDDYGLRACSGSIVNGRVLFPTAESPSIDAYCVHCSETGEIYLVPDDAFDQSFSLRVEAPDQPDASINWASDYAFDERWPP
- a CDS encoding alkaline phosphatase family protein, whose translation is MGLFDRLRGGEGPRVAFFGIDGVPYSLISDNEEVFENLNELQAAGSGGPIDSIVPPESSACWPALTTGVNPGETGVYGFQDREVGSYDTYVPMGRDVQATRLWSRVDDAGREATVMNVPVTFPPDRDIQRMVSGFLSPGVEKAAYPDELRETLEDLEYKIDVNAKLGHKEDKEEFIEDAHRTLDARFDAFKHYIQEDDWNLFFGVFMTTDRVNHFLFKHYTQDGEYKQEFLDFYEKVDQYLGELRDMLDDETTMVVASDHGFTQLDHEVKCNVWLEENDWLSYEDDDHDSLGDISDDTTAYSLIPGRFYINLEGREPRGSVPEDEYEEVRAELKAELEELEGPDGRKVADRVVTKEKAFRGDHDDIAPDLVVIPNHGFDLKSGFKGGDDVFTTGPRNGMHSFDNACLFIDDDDATVSDSDLYDIAPTILDLLDIETDRKEFDGASLI
- a CDS encoding inorganic diphosphatase encodes the protein MAGANLWEDLETGPNAPDEIYAVVECLKGERNKYEYDKDIPGVVLDRVLHSNVHYPSDYGFIPQSYYDDEDPFDVLVLVEDQTFPGCVIEARPVALMKMDDDGEQDDKVIAVPTEDPRYDHIEDLEDIPQQQLDEIDEFFSTYKNLEEGKEVETLGWEDKQAAKDAIEHAQDLYEEHFE